A genomic stretch from Mustelus asterias unplaced genomic scaffold, sMusAst1.hap1.1 HAP1_SCAFFOLD_63, whole genome shotgun sequence includes:
- the LOC144483363 gene encoding uncharacterized protein LOC144483363, translated as MEKPWKCADCGTGFNYPSELETHRRIHTGERPFTCCVCGKGFTQSSSLYTHQHVHTGERPFTCLQCGKGFNALSNLRTHHQVHSDQRPFKCCECEKSFKSRKDLLIHQRTHTGERPFICNMCGKGFTQSSHLLTHQSVHTDQRPFKCSDCEKNFKSKKDLLIHQRTHTGERPFICSVCGKGFTCSSQLLKHRFVHTDQRPINCPECDKTFKSKKDLLKHQHTHTGERPFTCSLCEKGFTRLAHLLRHHRVHTGERPFTCPVCCQEFIDTSDLLIHRRVHTGERPYTCLLCSKRFTQSSHLTTHQLVHTDQRPFECSDCEKRFKSKQNLLKHRRVHTGERPFNCSMCGKGFAQSNNLLKHQQVHRQQQGLDSAVIAAVNHTQD; from the coding sequence atggagaaaccgtggaaatgtgcggactgtgggacgggattcaattacccgtctgaattggaaacccatcgacgtattcacactggggagagaccattcacctgctgtgtgtgtgggaagggattcactcagtcatccagcctgtacACACACCAGCATGTCCATactggtgagaggccattcacctgtcttcaatgtgggaagggatttaatgctTTATCAAACCTCCGGACTCACCACCAGGTTCACTCTGatcagagaccgtttaaatgttgtgagtgtgagaagagctttaaaagcagaaaGGATTTGTTgattcaccaacgcactcacactggggagaggccattcatctgcaacatgtgtggtaagggattcactcagtcatcccacctcctgacacaccaaagtgttcacactgatcagagaccatttaaatgttctgattgtgagaagaactttaaaagtaaaaaggatttactgattcaccagcgcactcacactggggagaggccgttcatctgctccgtgtgtgggaagggattcacttgttcatcccagcTCCTGAAACATCGATTTGTTCACACAGATCAGAGACCTATCAATTGTCCTGAATgtgataaaacatttaaaagcaaaaaggatcttctgaaacaccagcacactcacactggggagaggccattcacctgctctctctgtgagaagggattcactcggttagctcaccttctgagacaccatcgagttcacactggggagaggccgttcacctgccctgtgtgttgtCAGGAATTCATTGATACATCCGACCTTCTgatacaccggcgagttcacactggggagagaccgtacaCTTGCCTCCTGTGCagcaagagattcactcagtcatcccacctgactacacaccaacttgttcacactgatcagagaccttttgaatgttctgattgtgagaagagatttaaaagtaaacagaatctgctgaaacaccggcgagttcacactggggaaaggccgttcaactgctccatgtgtgggaagggattcgctcagtcaaacaacctgctgaaacaccagcaagttcacaggcaacagcaggggttggattctgctgttattgctgctgtgaatcacacccaggactga
- the LOC144483390 gene encoding uncharacterized protein LOC144483390 — protein sequence MERHDDTDTTEKPWICGDCGKAFTCPSKLETHRRTHTGERPFTCSTCGKDFTQSSNLALHQRVHTGERPFSCSVCGKRFIQSCNLALHRRVHTGERPFTCSVCGKGFINSSNLVAHQRVHSGRNHSAALTVE from the coding sequence aTGGAGAGACATGATGACACCGACACCACAGAGAAACCGTggatatgtggggactgtgggaaagcattcacttgcccatccaaactggaaactcatcgacgcacccacactggggagagacccttcacctgctccacatgtgggaaggatttcactcagtcatccaacctagcattacatcagcgtgttcacactggggagaggccgttcagctgctctgtgtgtggtaaAAGGTTCATTCAGTCATGCAATCTAGCGTTACAccggcgggttcacactggggagaggccgttcacctgctccgtgtgtgggaagggattcattaattcctctaacctagtggcacaccagcgagttcactccgggagaaaccattcagctgcactgactgtggaatga